The window GAGAGGCAATTCCTGCCTCTGATCTCGGGTTTGGATTGCAGTGGGTGCAGGGACCCCCTTTCCCAGCCAccccctgcatccctgctggatgcctctgccttctgctggggaaggggaagCTGCAGGGTCACTGGCAGAGTTTTCTCCCTGGCGTGAGCATGGCCAACACCTCTGGAAGCAGAAGAGGGCTCCcccagctgcttctcctctTCTTCGGACCGTCCTCAGGGAATCGGGGCTCCCTGGGGAGCAGCCCTGTTGCTATCGACACCCTGAgagcatccctgccctccccaccatctgctgcctgccctggggCATCACCTGCGGGAGGAGCGCGGGTCTCACACAGGATATGAACTTTTGGGGTGGGATCTGCTCCCTGGGACATCCCGGCCAGCCTGGGGGACACCAAACAGGCAGGAAGCACCAACAGCTTCTAAAAAAGACCTTTATTCCTGCGGCTGGCGGGAATTAAAGGGAGCCCGGGCCAGGGGAGCAGCTTGCAGCCGCTCTCCAGGATTACTGCTCAGCCGAGCTGAGGGATTGATCTCCCCCTGAACCTCCCCACGCCCGCTCTGATCCGCTCCCCTCCTCGCTGGGTCCGAGCCGGGGAACAGCAGCGGGGCACAGcctggagagggaagggaaagcagggaaaaaggaagggagaTGCCAGCCAAAGCCGGGAAGGGCTTTTCTGAGGAGCAGATGGGGGCAGGCGGCGAGATGCGCTTGATTCCGTGagtgggttttgggttttattcctttattttttattttattttatttatttatttatttatttttttttttgggcagAGACGTTTCCCAATTAGCCCAATCAGGCTGGAGATCCTAGGTGTCAGTAGTGAGTAGGAGCGAGGGAAGGCACCGGAGGAGCAGGAATCCAGGCAGCCGGAGTTGCAGCCGTGGgagagcggcggcggcggcgctggcAGCCCCGGGAGGCGGCCGCGCTCccctccccgtccccatccctTTCCCCATCCCCTGCAAACTTTAGGACGACGAAAAGCGCCTTGGGGGATCCCCTCCAGAGACAACCTGCGCTCCTCCgcctcctcccctctcccagaGGTGGGTGGGCTGGAGAAAGGAGGAGCAACCGGCCACTCTCTCtgcaaagctaaaaaaaaaaaataggaaagaaagagaaaaaggataGAAAGGGATTTTTATTATCGctttagtattttatttattattttttattactccTCCCCGGTGCattgggctgctgctgccacagcacttCTACACCTCTCcggctattttttttttttttaattttttttttttttttttttttttcggaAAGGGGTGTGTGCCTGTGCGTGTGCCTGTGTTTGCAAAAGAGCCTGGGTGTCCAAGCCGGCTCCGCAGCCACCATTGGAGAGGAGGGCTGGGGAGGAAGGGCTGGCTGGCGAGACAGCCGCAGTGCGAGCCCTCCCCGGCGGGCGGGAGGCCGCGGAGCCGGGCATGGCCCCGTAGCGCATCCCCTGCCTGCATCCCCCTGCCCGCACCCCGCCTGCAGCTCCGCTGCCCGGCTCCCCCCACTCCTGGCTGATTTAGAggcggggggggggaagggctgggggagggagggagggagggaggggagggttGATTTGGGGGGGAGTGAAAACTGGAGCTGCGTTTTCCCCCCCCATTCTCAGCCCCCCCCCCGGCTCTGGGCGAGCCAGACACGGTTTGCCCAGTGCAGAGAGAGGGGCTCCGTGTTCCGCCTCCGTGGAGTATTTGGGATTGGAGAGACACAcgcgcgcacacacacacgcacacagaGACCATCTGCAGTGTCAATGCGGCGCCTGCTCTGAAGACTGAAGtggggggaaaggagaggagagaaaaattatatatatatatataaatatatatatatacacaccaaaacccacccaaagcAAGCGAGGAGCGTTCCCAGGTAAggagccccccgccccgcccgggcagcgggggctgcgggaggatGCCCCGGAGGATGCCCCGGAGGATGCCCCGGGAGGGCCGGCGGGGATGCAGCGGTACCTGCCCtccacacctgggggggctctgggaggcGCCCCCGCCGCTGCTCCCCACCCCTGGGTCCTGGGAAGGGGGTCTGGGATGGAGGGCAGGGACCCCCACGGACAGCGGGCTGAGCCGGGGGCTTCGGGCACGGCCCCTCCGCCCCTCCCGGCCCGGCTTGGGAGGATGCTGGGCGGGAGGGCGCAGCGGGGAGCCCCCCTTCTCCACATCCCCAGCGCGGAGGGGACGCGGAGCCCGGTGTCCCCCTTTCCCGGTCCCCGATGGCTTTTTCCCCATGCACAAGGCTCAACTTTTCTCCCCGGAGGTAGCGGCTCTAGCGGCGCAGCCCGTCCCTCATCACCCTCGGCATCCCTCGGCTGCGGATTTTCC is drawn from Poecile atricapillus isolate bPoeAtr1 chromosome W, bPoeAtr1.hap1, whole genome shotgun sequence and contains these coding sequences:
- the LOC131591563 gene encoding proline-rich protein HaeIII subfamily 1-like, yielding MGKKPSGTGKGGHRAPRPLRAGDVEKGGSPLRPPAQHPPKPGREGRRGRARSPRLSPLSVGVPALHPRPPSQDPGVGSSGGGASQSPPRCGGQVPLHPRRPSRGILRGILRGILPQPPLPGRGGGLLTWERSSLALALQREWPVAPPFSSPPTSGRGEEAEERRLSLEGIPQGAFRRPKVCRGWGKGWGRGGERGRLPGLPAPPPPLSHGCNSGCLDSCSSGCAPLLFPGSDPARRGADQSGRGEVQGEINPSARLSSNPGERLQAAPLARAPFNSRQPQE